One genomic window of Nicotiana sylvestris chromosome 10, ASM39365v2, whole genome shotgun sequence includes the following:
- the LOC138880238 gene encoding uncharacterized protein produces MDDKLAKHDELLADVLSSQEEVRNTQTGIQGTLELILERLTALERAPAGLNNGGGLLPLPVVDNRQNRPQNTVIPPPKWELPSFEGHEPKVWLRKCERYFKLYKTQEDQKVEVVALYLNGLAEIWYHSLLLSQGVLTWAEFKEELISRFGVVLAKDVVEEFNKLSQEGTVDEFLGKFEDLKAQMLVCNPQLDESHFLSSFIGTLKEEIKFGVKLFKPTTLRFAIEQARLQQKAIETAQKKEKANAKSLPRANLTANTRNLLVSKTTAFRLSPEVYEHRKNNHLCYRCGEKYNLGHQCKVKQLSCLKGRVETETQLEEREITQVSIPFELIIEDGVKQEIQEAIYMNALSGNNQGKNTILVGGTVKKRHVTVMIDSGSTQSFIDEHTVKETGYQASFCPPVRVTVSDGNYAMCTTHCKGFTWKMHGGSFQEDLLIIPLGGCDLVLSNNWMKKHSPTKFDHEKKCVIIRRKSNKLVLQGLPEEGRFKYDE; encoded by the coding sequence ATGGACGACAAACTTGCTAAACATGACGAACTGTTGGCAGATGTGTTGAGCAGCCAAGAGGAGGTTCGTAATACTCAGACGGGAATCCAAGGCACCTTGGAGCTGATTCTCGAGAGGTTGACAGCACTGGAAAGAGCTCCAGCAGGCCTAAACAATGGAGGAGGATTGCTACCCCTTCCAGTTGTGGACAACAGACAAAATAGACCTCAGAATACGGTCATACCTCCTCCTAAATGGGAACTGCCCTCCTTTGAAGGACATGAACCCAAGGTATGGTTGCGTAAATGTGAAAGGTATTTTAAGTTGTATAAAACTCAAGAAGATCAAAAGGTAGAAGTTGTTGCTCTTTATTTGAATGGACTAGCTGAGATATGGTATCACTCCTTGTTGCTAAGCCAAGGAGTATTAACTTGGGCTGAATTTAAAGAAGAATTGATTAGTAGGTTTGGAGTAGTATTAGCTAAAGATGTAGTCGAAGAGTTCAATAAGCTATCACAAGAAGGGACCGTGGATGAATTCCTAGGGAAATTTGAGGATCTCAAAGCCCAGATGTTGGTTTGTAACCCACAACTGGATGAATCTCACTTCCTATCCAGTTTTATAGGGACTCTTAAAGAGGAAATCAAGTTTGGGGTCAAGTTGTTCAAGCCTACGACATTGAGGTTTGCCATAGAGCAGGCTAGGTTACAGCAAAAGGCTATTGAGACTGCACAGAAGAAGGAGAAGGCTAATGCTAAAAGCCTTCCAAGGGCAAACCTCACAGCTAACACTAGAAACCTACTAGTGAGCAAGACCACTGCATTTAGACTGAGCCCTGAGGTGTATGAACACAGAAAGAACAATCACTTGTGTTACAGATGTGGGGAAAAATATAACCTTGGCCACCAGTGCAAAGTGAAACAATTGAGCTGCCTCAAGGGTAGGGTGGAAACTGAAACTCAACTGGAGGAACGTGAGATTACACAAGTATCAATACCATTTGAGTTGATTATTGAAGATGGAGTGAAGCAGGAAATTCAGGAAGCCATCTATATGAATGCACTTTCAGGCAATAACCAAGGAAAGAATACCATTCTGGTAGGGGGAACTGTGAAGAAAAGGCATGTCACAGTGATGATTGATTCAGGGAGCACACAGAGTTTCATAGATGAGCACACGGTTAAGGAAACTGGCTATCAAGCTAGTTTTTGTCCACCAGTGAGAGTGACAGTATCAGATGGTAATTATGCCATGTGCACTACCCACTGCAAGGGATTCACATGGAAGATGCATGGCGGGTCATTTCAAGAAGATCTTCTCATCATTCCTTTGGGAGGATGTGACCTAGTGTTAAGTAATAACTGGATGAAGAAGCACAGTCCTACTAAGTTTGATCATGAAAAGAAGTGTGTTATTATTAGGAGAAAGAGCAACAAACTGGTGCTTCAAGGCCTTCCAGAGGAAGGTAGATTTAAGTATGATGAGTAG